In Acidobacteriota bacterium, the DNA window GGTAGTGGGGATTCGGCCGACATTTAAGAGGGTGGTAACAGGGGTAGAGATGTTCCGGAAGCTACTGGACCAGGGGCAGGCAGGAGACAACATAGGAGTATTGCTGAGGGGGACGGAGAGGACTGAGGTAGAGAGGGGTCAGGTGATAGCGAAGCCTGGGAGCATCACGCCTCACACGAAGTTCAAGGCGGAGGCATACATATTGACGAAGGAGGAGGGGGGTAGGCACACGCCGTTTTTCAGTGGGTATCGGCCGCAGTTTTACTTTCGGACCACGGATGTAACTGGAGTTGTATCGTTGCCGGAGGGAGTGGAGATGGTGATGCCAGGGGACAACGTGAACATTCAGATCGAACTCATCACGCCGATTGCCATGAATAAGGGTTTGAGGTTTGCAATCAGGGAAGGAGGCAGGACTGTAGGCGCAGGAACCATCACGGAGATTCTGGAATAACGAGATTCATTCAATGGAGAGATCCGGATAGAAGGGATCCGATAGAAACAAGATGAGGGAAAACATCGTATTTCAGTGCAGTGTTTGCAAGAGAAGAAACTACGTTTCGACCAAGAACAGGAAGAAAACCACGGAGAAGCTGGAATTCAAGAAATATTGCAGGTTCTGCAGGGCACACACGCTGCACAAGGAGATAAAGTAGGCCAGTAGCTCCAACGGCTAGAGCACCGGTCTCCAAAACCGGCTGATGGGGGTTCGAATCCCTCCTGGCCTGCCAATTCTCTAAGCAAGACGTGAATAAGATTCTTCATGAAGATTCGGAGATAATGTGTACTGGTACAAGAAATTCAAGCAGTTTCTCTCGGAAGTCTGGCTGGAACTGAAGAAGACATCCTGGCCAAACCGCAAGGAAGTTTACGGCACGACGATCGTTGTGATCATTGCCGTGATCATCTGTTCGGCTTTCCTCTATGTTGTGGATGTGACTCTCACGAATATCATAACATTCATCCTCAAGAGTTTTGAGAAGTGATCGATGGTGGGTGAAATGGCAAAACAGTGGTATATCGTTCATACCTATTCTGGCTTCGAAGATAAGGTGAGGAAGTCTCTCATGCAGAGAGCAGAAGCAAAAGGAAAGCAGGAAGAGATCGGAGAGATCCTCATCCCGAGTGAGGAGGTCGTGGAGGTAAGGGAAGGAAAGAAAGTGAAGTCGAAGAGGAAGTTCTTCCCGGGTTACATTCTGGTCTTCATGGAGATGAACGAGGATAACTGGCATTTCGTGAGGAGCACACCTAAGGTAACCGGATTCGCCGGGACGCGAGAGAAGCCAACTCCTCTCACGGGAGAAGAAGTTACCCGGATCCTGAACCAGGTTTCCGTGGCAGCTGAGAAGCCCAAACCCAAATTCGATTTCAAAGAGAACGACACGGTCAAGATCATCGATGGACCGTTCAACAATTTCATCGGTAAGGTCGAGGAGGTCAATCATGACCGCTCTACTCTGAAAGTGATGGTAACCATCTTCGGGAGATCAACCCCTGTGGAACTGGAATTTCTACAGGTAGAAAAGATCTGAGATGAAAGGAATCTTTATATAGGGTATTACGATGGCAAAAAAGGTCACTGGATT includes these proteins:
- a CDS encoding EF-Tu/IF-2/RF-3 family GTPase codes for the protein VVGIRPTFKRVVTGVEMFRKLLDQGQAGDNIGVLLRGTERTEVERGQVIAKPGSITPHTKFKAEAYILTKEEGGRHTPFFSGYRPQFYFRTTDVTGVVSLPEGVEMVMPGDNVNIQIELITPIAMNKGLRFAIREGGRTVGAGTITEILE
- the rpmG gene encoding 50S ribosomal protein L33 — encoded protein: MRENIVFQCSVCKRRNYVSTKNRKKTTEKLEFKKYCRFCRAHTLHKEIK
- the secE gene encoding preprotein translocase subunit SecE, yielding MYWYKKFKQFLSEVWLELKKTSWPNRKEVYGTTIVVIIAVIICSAFLYVVDVTLTNIITFILKSFEK
- the nusG gene encoding transcription termination/antitermination protein NusG — encoded protein: MAKQWYIVHTYSGFEDKVRKSLMQRAEAKGKQEEIGEILIPSEEVVEVREGKKVKSKRKFFPGYILVFMEMNEDNWHFVRSTPKVTGFAGTREKPTPLTGEEVTRILNQVSVAAEKPKPKFDFKENDTVKIIDGPFNNFIGKVEEVNHDRSTLKVMVTIFGRSTPVELEFLQVEKI